A single Desulfovibrio piger DNA region contains:
- a CDS encoding DUF6682 family protein gives MLLAADVLRLVSGALQDLEPGMAARWPWEAEEGRIGLLDFLNAALRAVALQRPDCCAVTEVIRLEPGMLQHIPSRRRHGASRDATGFCGLVRNMGMDGEHPGASIVSAQPDVLMAWADSVRPDCRVENFAYDRTSNSQVYYVCPPVPDDVDVYVEATYYAAPTAIQTPDQPLGVADDYAQALVHHMLASVLSGDNESSNATKASYHMQQFNALLGVKTQVDSVWPKAKSSVGGA, from the coding sequence ATGCTGCTGGCGGCTGACGTCCTCCGCCTGGTGTCGGGTGCGTTGCAGGACCTTGAGCCGGGCATGGCCGCCCGCTGGCCATGGGAAGCCGAAGAGGGCCGCATCGGCCTGCTCGACTTTCTCAATGCCGCCCTGCGGGCTGTGGCCCTGCAACGCCCCGACTGCTGTGCCGTGACGGAGGTCATCCGCCTGGAGCCAGGCATGTTGCAGCATATCCCTTCTCGCAGGCGGCACGGCGCCAGCCGCGATGCCACGGGATTTTGCGGACTTGTGCGGAACATGGGCATGGACGGCGAACACCCCGGGGCATCCATCGTTTCCGCGCAGCCCGACGTGCTCATGGCCTGGGCCGACAGCGTGCGACCTGACTGCCGGGTGGAGAACTTTGCTTACGACCGGACCAGCAACAGCCAGGTGTACTACGTGTGCCCGCCTGTCCCGGACGATGTCGATGTGTATGTGGAAGCCACCTACTACGCGGCGCCGACGGCTATCCAGACGCCGGACCAACCCCTGGGAGTGGCTGATGACTATGCCCAGGCCCTTGTGCACCACATGCTGGCCTCCGTTCTGTCCGGGGACAATGAAAGCAGCAATGCGACCAAGGCCAGCTACCACATGCAGCAGTTCAATGCCCTGCTGGGCGTCAAAACGCAGGTGGACAGCGTCTGGCCCAAAGCCAAAAGCAGCGTGGGAGGAGCGTAA